From the genome of Nicotiana sylvestris chromosome 2, ASM39365v2, whole genome shotgun sequence, one region includes:
- the LOC104238649 gene encoding uncharacterized protein has translation MNLSTGWMTWSPNSAFLPISMDSSSNTSRISCHTHNPLWNMARRGRVCITVNAKKRSEPVFKPSVVEKVSLVDEAEDELLLEDEDLVDDDDGVFEEYFEEDAELYVGDGSGGGGISLAGTSWDKRALELAEEVALSFDGELGIYAFKTLKNANIQVRVERLTNKSGTPSMMDIEAFSLRYREKLDEAEVDGSIPNNVSLEVSSPGVERVIRVPQDLDRFKDRPMYVKYVSDEVAEGGSSSEHDGVLRLVSFNLETNACIWGIADVRVNREKAGKGVPLSKKQRDWRLETPFTSLRLVRLYSEF, from the exons ATGAATTTAAGTACCGGTTGGATGACATGGAGCCCAAATTCAGCTTTCCTACCAATATCCATGGATTCTAGCAGTAATACTAGCAGGATTTCCTGTCATACACATAACCCACTTTGGAATATGGCGAGAAGGGGAAGGGTATGTATAACGGTGAATGCCAAGAAGAGAAGCGAACCAGTTTTCAAGCCTTCCGTTGTTGAAAAAGTTTCTTTGGTTGATGAGGCTGAGGATGAGCTTCTTCTTGAAGATG AGGACCTGGTGGATGATGATGATGGGGTCTTTGAAGAGTATTTTGAGGAAGACGCCGAGCTTTAT GTTGGGGATGGATCGGGAGGAGGAGGGATCTCTCTGGCTGGGACATCATGGGACAAAAGAGCATTAGAACTTGCAGAAGAAGTTGCACTATCATTTGATGGAGAATTGGGAATTTATGCCTTTAAAACATTGAAAAATGCCAACATTCAAGTACGAGTGGAGAGACTTACAAATAA GTCAGGTACTCCTAGTATGATGGATATTGAAGCTTTCTCATTAAGATACAGAGAAAAGCTTGATGAGGCTGAGGTAGATGGATCTATTCCAAATAACGTATCTCTTGAG GTATCATCACCGGGTGTTGAGAGAGTTATTCGGGTTCCCCAAGATCTCGACCGGTTCAAGGATCGTCCTATGTATGTAAAATATGTTAGTGATGAAGTGGCTGAGGGTGGATCATCATCTGAACATGATGGTGTTCTCAGGCTTGTCTCCTTCAATTTGGAAACTAATGCTTGTATTTGGGGCATAGCAGATGTTAGAGTGAATAGAGAAAAAGCAGGGAAAGGTGTTCCTCTAAGCAAAAAGCAAAGAGATTGGCGCTTGGAGACACCATTTACGTCCTTGCGTTTAGTTCgtttatattctgaattttag